Proteins encoded in a region of the Balneola sp. genome:
- a CDS encoding iron ABC transporter permease produces the protein MSSFSYHWFNSYKKQVSTLFVLFLALIFVSLLSIGIGPVSIGVKDVVLILLDGMGILDPDESKLQYSAIILGIRVPRVIMAIAVGATLAISGAALQGLFRNPLADPTLIGVSSGSAFAAAAVIILGGGLVAILPAFIYSALLPIAAFFGGLAATWLVYLISTKAGKTNVATMLLAGIAINALAAAGIGFLIFTADDLQIRDLTFWTLGSLGSSVWNNVYRAVPFMMIAIIGLPLLSKAMNILLLGESEARHLGIRTERIKKVVITLSALGIGSAVAVSGIIGFVGLVVPHLLRLIIGPDHRFLMPASILLGALLMLASDLFARMVVIPAELPIGIVTSAIGAPFFLWLLMRNRTLSSYL, from the coding sequence TTGAGTTCTTTTTCGTATCACTGGTTTAATTCATACAAAAAGCAGGTTTCTACTCTTTTTGTACTATTTCTTGCCCTCATCTTTGTAAGCTTGCTATCTATCGGGATTGGACCAGTATCCATTGGAGTAAAAGATGTAGTCTTAATTCTGTTAGATGGGATGGGTATCCTTGACCCAGATGAATCAAAACTCCAATATTCGGCTATTATTCTCGGCATTAGAGTTCCACGAGTAATTATGGCCATTGCAGTTGGTGCTACGCTAGCTATCTCAGGGGCTGCTTTACAAGGCCTTTTTCGAAATCCTCTTGCCGACCCAACGCTTATTGGAGTTTCCAGTGGATCTGCCTTTGCTGCTGCTGCAGTCATAATTCTAGGTGGCGGTTTAGTAGCTATACTACCGGCATTTATATATTCAGCATTACTTCCTATCGCTGCTTTTTTTGGTGGTCTGGCAGCCACCTGGCTAGTATATCTTATTTCTACCAAGGCGGGGAAAACGAACGTGGCTACTATGTTACTCGCAGGAATAGCCATTAATGCCTTAGCTGCTGCTGGCATAGGATTCCTAATTTTTACAGCTGATGATTTACAAATCCGGGATTTAACCTTTTGGACACTAGGAAGTCTGGGAAGTTCAGTATGGAATAACGTGTATCGAGCTGTCCCTTTTATGATGATTGCGATTATTGGATTGCCGCTCCTTTCAAAAGCTATGAATATTTTGTTGTTGGGAGAAAGTGAAGCCCGGCATCTTGGAATACGAACGGAAAGAATTAAGAAAGTAGTCATTACCCTTTCTGCTTTGGGTATAGGCTCTGCAGTGGCTGTAAGTGGAATTATTGGATTTGTAGGGTTGGTAGTACCCCATTTGCTTCGTCTTATTATTGGGCCTGACCACCGTTTCTTAATGCCTGCTTCCATTTTATTGGGAGCACTTTTGATGCTTGCTTCAGACCTTTTTGCACGAATGGTGGTAATTCCAGCTGAGTTACCTATTGGTATCGTTACCTCAGCAATTGGAGCTCCTTTCTTTTTATGGCTACTAATGCGTAATCGTACATTGAGTTCCTATCTATGA
- a CDS encoding heme ABC transporter ATP-binding protein encodes MIVAEHINVVVSGKKKLVEEFSVKIQPGVLTAVIGKNGAGKSTSLKAITGDIAHQSGTIYLEETPIQKVPIQELARKRAVVHQKSSLQFSFSVQDVVGLGRSPYGGTFLSGKDFEIVEECLQKVDATHLMERTYTTLSGGEQQRVQFARSLAQIWDAIESNSPSYLLLDEPLASLDVAHQHEMMHVLKQLCASNVGVFIIIHDLNLAAQYSDYIIILKDGKTVAEGTAKEVFNEEIIGSAFDFPVSIIPHPKIDCPLIVASGLID; translated from the coding sequence ATGATTGTTGCTGAACATATTAATGTTGTAGTATCTGGTAAGAAGAAACTGGTAGAAGAATTTTCTGTTAAAATTCAGCCTGGTGTTCTTACTGCCGTTATCGGAAAGAATGGAGCTGGAAAATCTACTTCTTTAAAGGCTATTACCGGAGATATCGCCCATCAATCAGGAACTATCTACCTCGAAGAAACACCCATTCAAAAAGTCCCGATCCAAGAGTTAGCCCGCAAACGTGCTGTCGTTCATCAGAAATCCTCCCTGCAATTTTCGTTTTCTGTCCAGGATGTAGTAGGGCTTGGAAGATCTCCCTATGGAGGCACTTTTTTATCTGGCAAAGACTTTGAAATTGTCGAAGAGTGCCTTCAAAAAGTGGATGCGACCCATCTTATGGAGAGGACCTATACCACACTTTCTGGAGGAGAGCAGCAACGGGTGCAATTTGCGCGGTCTTTGGCCCAGATATGGGATGCTATTGAATCTAATTCTCCTTCTTACTTATTGCTTGACGAACCTCTAGCCAGCCTGGATGTGGCGCATCAGCATGAGATGATGCATGTGTTAAAGCAATTATGTGCCTCCAATGTGGGAGTTTTTATCATTATTCATGATTTGAATCTGGCCGCACAATACTCCGATTATATCATCATTCTTAAAGACGGAAAAACAGTGGCTGAAGGAACCGCCAAAGAAGTATTTAACGAAGAGATTATTGGTTCCGCTTTTGATTTCCCGGTTAGCATTATTCCTCACCCTAAAATTGACTGTCCGCTTATCGTAGCCAGTGGATTAATTGATTAG
- a CDS encoding DASS family sodium-coupled anion symporter: MGLILSFFIQIEGLSFAGHVALGIFFLAAVFWLFEPVPIYATSVFVILLQVLLLSKEGFIFQEADIHYIPDSYTSFIGTLGSPIIILFLGGFVLADAAVKYDLDRNLTRILLGPFGQKPGSILLGLMVITALLSAFMSNTATTAMMMTVIIPIIARVGKTDPLRIGLALSIPFAANIGGIATPIGTPPNAVVIGALSQQGISIPFGEWMILASPLVVVALIFTWVLLLKMFKPEASSIQIDMTGTFNTSKKAIMLYVAFGLTVIFWITESFHGVKSAIVALVPIVFLSLTGVISKEDIRKLPWEVLWLVAGGISLGISMKSTGLAEWIVGMVQWGSLGSIVLLLVFSIVAVLMSNFLSNTVTATLLIPLAISLATSGLAGERFNLIIVSLVIGVSCSMAMMLPISTPPNAIAMSTGIIETKSMTKTGISIGIFGVLLVLLYALFYWPLIIN; this comes from the coding sequence TTGGGGTTGATCCTTTCTTTCTTTATTCAGATTGAGGGACTTTCTTTTGCGGGGCACGTAGCACTTGGTATTTTTTTTCTGGCGGCTGTCTTCTGGTTGTTTGAACCAGTTCCTATTTATGCAACCTCTGTTTTTGTAATCCTATTACAGGTACTATTACTAAGTAAAGAGGGATTTATTTTCCAGGAAGCCGATATACACTACATACCTGATAGCTATACTTCTTTCATTGGAACTCTTGGAAGCCCGATCATCATCTTATTTCTGGGTGGTTTTGTTCTTGCTGACGCTGCTGTTAAATATGATTTAGACCGAAACCTAACCCGCATTTTGCTGGGTCCATTTGGACAAAAACCCGGTTCAATTCTGTTAGGTCTGATGGTAATTACCGCACTACTCTCTGCCTTTATGAGCAATACCGCAACAACCGCAATGATGATGACTGTGATCATTCCTATTATCGCTCGTGTAGGAAAAACGGATCCCCTCCGAATCGGCCTTGCACTTAGCATCCCCTTTGCTGCTAATATCGGAGGTATTGCAACCCCAATCGGCACCCCTCCTAATGCTGTTGTCATCGGAGCTCTATCCCAACAAGGAATTAGCATCCCTTTCGGAGAGTGGATGATTTTAGCGTCTCCCCTGGTAGTAGTTGCACTCATCTTTACCTGGGTTCTACTCCTGAAAATGTTTAAACCGGAGGCCTCTTCTATTCAGATTGATATGACAGGTACTTTCAATACTTCAAAAAAAGCCATTATGCTATATGTGGCATTTGGTTTAACCGTCATTTTCTGGATTACAGAGAGCTTTCATGGAGTTAAAAGTGCAATTGTAGCCCTTGTACCCATAGTATTTCTATCACTAACAGGGGTTATAAGTAAAGAAGATATAAGGAAGCTACCCTGGGAAGTTTTATGGCTTGTTGCTGGAGGTATTTCGCTGGGTATTTCAATGAAATCCACCGGGCTGGCAGAATGGATTGTAGGAATGGTACAATGGGGTTCACTAGGAAGCATAGTACTGTTATTGGTTTTTAGCATTGTTGCCGTATTGATGTCCAACTTCTTATCCAATACAGTAACAGCGACTTTACTTATACCGCTCGCGATCAGCCTGGCTACTTCCGGGTTGGCTGGAGAAAGATTTAACCTGATCATCGTGAGTTTAGTAATCGGAGTAAGTTGCAGTATGGCAATGATGCTCCCTATATCTACTCCGCCTAATGCTATTGCAATGAGTACCGGAATTATCGAAACGAAAAGCATGACTAAAACCGGAATTAGCATCGGCATCTTTGGAGTACTTCTGGTTTTACTTTATGCCTTGTTCTACTGGCCATTAATTATAAATTGA
- a CDS encoding DNA-binding response regulator, with the protein MNYKHSLLLVEDEIESGEMLQNFLELNDYNVFWAKDGKEAFSIIENHANEIELAVLDIMVPYYDGKEICSHIRKHPVINDIPVLFLTARDEEKDEIEGLELGADDYIKKPAGLKLIKAHIESQLRRKSPERSNWLKYDHVYLDTETNEMYISEEKIDLTHTEYIIAELFFQHPKRVYSRQEILEHISDEEKYIFDRTVDVHIKNLRLKMKDEGKLIKTYRGVGYGFNREFLTL; encoded by the coding sequence ATGAATTATAAGCATAGCTTACTGTTAGTAGAGGACGAGATTGAATCCGGAGAAATGCTCCAAAATTTTTTAGAACTAAACGATTATAATGTTTTTTGGGCGAAAGACGGGAAGGAAGCATTTAGCATTATTGAAAATCATGCTAACGAAATCGAGCTGGCTGTTCTCGATATCATGGTTCCCTATTACGATGGAAAAGAGATATGCAGTCATATTCGCAAGCATCCGGTGATAAATGATATTCCGGTTCTGTTTCTAACAGCCAGAGATGAGGAAAAAGATGAAATCGAAGGCCTCGAATTAGGTGCAGATGATTATATCAAAAAACCAGCAGGTCTGAAATTGATTAAGGCTCATATTGAAAGTCAGTTAAGGAGAAAAAGTCCGGAGAGAAGTAACTGGTTAAAGTATGATCATGTATATCTGGATACAGAAACGAATGAGATGTATATCAGTGAGGAAAAAATTGATCTTACACATACAGAATATATCATTGCAGAGTTGTTCTTTCAGCACCCAAAAAGGGTATATAGCCGACAAGAGATCCTTGAACATATCAGCGATGAAGAAAAATATATATTCGATCGCACGGTGGATGTACATATCAAGAACCTAAGGCTCAAAATGAAAGACGAAGGGAAACTCATTAAAACTTATAGAGGAGTTGGTTACGGGTTTAACCGTGAGTTTTTGACCTTATGA
- a CDS encoding porin gives MRKYLVEAVGTFFLALSMGLTTNPLAIGLLLAGLIYGGMHVSGAHFNPAISFAYLLKKRISFGTFSSYFVSQCLGVFAAGGLILFFSNEVFYVEPPASTDLYQQAGMELLLTFVLALTYLSVATDKVLASNKAYGLAIGLVLSGLIMLGDSISGAVLNPAISIGLSAIDFLAIRGASYEFIPLYLVSPIAGATLAALFHQYINNDYSSVTSR, from the coding sequence ATGCGCAAGTACTTAGTTGAAGCAGTCGGTACATTCTTTCTGGCCTTATCAATGGGTCTTACTACTAATCCATTAGCCATAGGCCTACTACTAGCGGGGCTTATTTATGGCGGTATGCATGTCTCTGGCGCTCATTTTAACCCAGCAATTTCTTTTGCTTATCTGCTCAAAAAAAGAATCTCCTTCGGTACTTTTAGCAGTTACTTTGTGAGCCAATGTTTGGGCGTTTTTGCAGCAGGTGGACTTATCCTCTTTTTTTCGAATGAGGTTTTCTATGTTGAACCCCCTGCTTCCACCGACTTGTACCAACAAGCTGGTATGGAGCTCCTTCTTACATTTGTATTAGCACTTACTTACCTGAGTGTTGCTACTGACAAAGTGCTGGCATCAAATAAAGCCTATGGACTTGCGATAGGTCTTGTACTTTCAGGCTTGATTATGCTTGGTGATTCAATATCAGGAGCAGTGCTAAATCCTGCTATATCTATAGGTCTTTCGGCCATCGATTTCCTGGCAATCAGAGGAGCTTCTTATGAATTTATTCCGCTTTATCTCGTTAGCCCAATAGCTGGCGCTACCCTGGCCGCCTTATTCCATCAGTATATCAACAACGACTACTCTTCTGTTACATCAAGATAG
- a CDS encoding sensor histidine kinase has translation MNIQTKLAAVYIVLLSIGVVVISSYAILSIRSFLLEETIQKFESDANTLAQSLESKPSISEVVVQVNFMSELTGYEIALFDSLGTVLVSASNNVSGFTDSREFLTDSLKSILDETEDQVIINEEELENLISFHSFAENDFEARYLRISQNKDDLYAAEASIRHLIYGAMIGSILVVFFVSLLFARYLAKPIKQLNDAALDIAAGDLDRELHLEREDEFGMLADSLNQMAGTLKADNEKLKLLNEKQNQFFADITHEVRNPLHTISGALEMLQMPSLDEPKKNQYLGTAQKQVERVVRLFEDIKSLQRYDYDESYIQKSVFNINQLIKEVSKTYSLIAKEKGIELSTKMDTGISVLADRDKIEQVLDNLVSNAVKYTNEGEITIELVKLNNELGKISVKDTGIGIDQKHLDRLFDRFYRTDKARSRDKGGTGLGLAVVKGILNAHQKDIFVDSTSGEGSTFYFYLDVTEE, from the coding sequence ATGAACATTCAAACTAAACTAGCGGCAGTTTATATCGTTCTCCTGTCTATAGGGGTAGTGGTGATTAGCTCCTATGCCATTCTCAGTATTCGCTCTTTTCTGCTGGAAGAAACCATACAGAAGTTTGAAAGCGATGCCAATACACTCGCTCAATCCCTTGAAAGCAAGCCAAGTATTAGCGAGGTAGTTGTACAGGTTAATTTTATGTCGGAGTTGACGGGTTATGAGATCGCATTATTCGACTCATTGGGAACCGTACTGGTTAGTGCTTCTAACAACGTATCCGGCTTTACAGACTCAAGAGAGTTTTTGACCGACTCTCTTAAAAGTATTCTTGATGAAACAGAAGACCAGGTAATCATTAATGAAGAAGAACTGGAGAACTTAATCTCCTTCCATAGTTTTGCAGAGAATGATTTTGAAGCCAGGTATTTAAGGATTAGCCAGAATAAAGACGACCTTTATGCCGCAGAAGCCAGTATCAGGCATTTGATTTACGGAGCAATGATTGGTTCGATCCTTGTTGTATTTTTTGTGAGTCTGCTTTTTGCAAGATATCTCGCAAAGCCCATTAAACAGCTCAACGACGCAGCGCTGGATATTGCAGCCGGGGATTTAGACAGAGAGTTACACCTTGAACGTGAGGACGAATTTGGTATGCTTGCTGATTCGCTCAACCAAATGGCTGGAACTCTTAAGGCAGACAATGAAAAACTGAAATTGCTAAATGAGAAGCAGAACCAATTCTTTGCGGATATTACCCACGAGGTTAGGAATCCATTGCATACGATTTCAGGGGCGCTCGAAATGTTACAAATGCCTTCGCTTGATGAACCTAAAAAGAATCAATATTTAGGAACCGCGCAAAAACAAGTTGAACGGGTAGTTCGCCTTTTCGAAGACATTAAATCATTACAGCGATACGATTATGATGAAAGCTATATCCAAAAATCGGTGTTTAATATAAACCAACTCATCAAAGAGGTATCTAAAACCTATTCATTGATAGCTAAAGAAAAGGGTATCGAATTATCTACAAAAATGGATACAGGTATTTCAGTACTGGCTGATCGGGATAAGATTGAACAAGTACTGGATAATTTGGTTTCAAACGCAGTGAAGTATACAAACGAAGGTGAGATCACAATCGAATTGGTCAAATTAAATAATGAGCTTGGCAAGATATCGGTTAAGGATACTGGAATAGGAATTGACCAAAAGCATCTGGATAGGTTATTCGACAGGTTTTACAGAACTGATAAAGCACGATCCAGAGATAAAGGAGGTACAGGCTTAGGATTGGCTGTCGTAAAAGGAATTCTTAATGCTCACCAAAAGGATATCTTTGTGGATAGCACATCAGGTGAAGGGTCTACCTTCTATTTCTATCTTGATGTAACAGAAGAGTAG
- a CDS encoding hemin-degrading factor — protein MTKNELRTKAAELKKEQPKLRAVNLAEQLGVSEAELVSTNEKATRLTEDWEGIFKAVETLGYVMALTRNKSVVHERKGEYHNISFEGHVGLVLDPNIDLRIFQNRFGFVFAVPVESPRGTLRSIQFFDKKGVAAHKIYLMNEEHISDYDALVQSFAHPDQESELEFSNSAGRPPQANGNVEHEFNAEAFLSDWSELKDTHDFYPLLMKHKVERTKALEVAEGRFTLKVDNSATEMMLNKASEEQVSIMVFVSSGPVIQIHTGEVEKIKKMDNWLNVLDSEFNLHLREDHIAHSWVVEKPTEDGIVTSLEIFDEDRNNIATFFGARKPGKPELETWRSLIAEIREEGVLA, from the coding sequence ATGACTAAAAATGAACTTCGGACAAAAGCTGCTGAGCTTAAAAAAGAACAACCAAAACTTAGAGCAGTAAATCTTGCGGAACAATTAGGAGTTAGCGAAGCGGAACTCGTTTCTACCAATGAAAAGGCAACCCGCCTTACTGAAGACTGGGAAGGTATTTTTAAAGCGGTAGAGACTCTGGGCTATGTAATGGCACTCACCCGTAATAAATCAGTAGTCCATGAACGAAAAGGGGAATACCATAATATCAGCTTTGAAGGTCATGTTGGACTGGTGCTCGATCCAAACATTGATCTAAGAATTTTCCAGAACCGTTTTGGCTTTGTGTTTGCTGTACCTGTTGAAAGCCCCAGAGGTACATTACGCAGTATCCAGTTCTTTGATAAAAAAGGCGTTGCTGCCCATAAGATTTATCTTATGAATGAAGAACATATTTCAGATTATGATGCTTTAGTTCAAAGCTTTGCTCATCCTGACCAGGAATCTGAATTGGAATTTTCCAACTCTGCGGGTCGCCCTCCTCAAGCTAACGGAAACGTAGAACATGAATTTAATGCGGAAGCTTTTCTGTCTGACTGGTCTGAATTAAAGGACACTCATGACTTTTACCCATTGCTCATGAAGCATAAGGTGGAACGTACAAAAGCGCTTGAAGTAGCAGAAGGTAGATTTACACTCAAAGTAGATAATTCAGCTACCGAAATGATGCTGAATAAAGCATCCGAAGAGCAGGTTTCTATTATGGTGTTTGTAAGCAGTGGTCCTGTTATTCAAATCCACACGGGTGAGGTAGAAAAGATCAAGAAAATGGATAACTGGCTAAATGTACTCGACTCGGAGTTCAACCTGCATCTTCGTGAAGATCATATCGCACATTCATGGGTGGTTGAAAAACCAACAGAAGATGGAATCGTTACCTCCCTGGAAATCTTTGACGAAGACCGAAACAACATCGCCACTTTCTTCGGTGCTCGTAAACCAGGTAAACCTGAGTTGGAAACATGGAGAAGCCTCATTGCTGAAATTAGGGAAGAAGGGGTACTGGCGTGA
- a CDS encoding SDR family oxidoreductase — MTYKNKVVWITGASSGIGEAFAKAFFKEGAKLILSSRREEALIEVRDSLGADESNCKILPLDLSDSTSLPGKAEEALSLFGGIDVLLNNGGISQRSIFAESDMSTIRRLMEVNFFGSTELTRAILPSMMERKSGQIIVISSLAGKFGTKFRSGYAASKHALHGMFDSIRQEMYEYNVAVTMVCPGPIKTNITINSLTADGSSFGEMGNLHDKAMDADEMVTRIWRRIKKRKEEIYISGPLEMLALILKRVSPRLLNIVLKNSKVT; from the coding sequence ATGACCTACAAAAACAAAGTTGTCTGGATTACAGGCGCATCATCGGGAATTGGGGAAGCATTTGCCAAAGCATTTTTTAAAGAGGGTGCAAAATTGATCCTCTCTTCGCGAAGAGAAGAAGCTCTTATTGAGGTTCGGGATTCTTTAGGTGCTGATGAAAGTAACTGCAAAATTCTTCCTTTAGACCTCTCAGATTCCACCTCATTACCGGGCAAAGCCGAAGAAGCCCTCAGCTTATTTGGTGGAATAGATGTATTGCTGAATAATGGGGGAATCAGTCAACGATCCATTTTTGCAGAATCGGACATGAGTACCATCCGCCGGTTAATGGAAGTGAATTTCTTTGGGTCTACCGAACTAACAAGAGCAATACTTCCATCTATGATGGAGCGCAAGAGCGGGCAAATTATTGTAATAAGTAGCCTTGCAGGTAAATTCGGCACTAAGTTCAGGTCAGGATATGCGGCCAGTAAACATGCGCTTCATGGTATGTTTGATAGCATCCGTCAAGAGATGTACGAATATAATGTAGCGGTAACCATGGTTTGCCCAGGCCCGATTAAAACGAATATTACCATTAATTCACTTACTGCCGATGGGAGTTCTTTTGGAGAAATGGGGAATCTCCATGATAAAGCCATGGATGCTGATGAAATGGTCACAAGAATCTGGAGACGAATTAAAAAGAGGAAAGAAGAGATTTATATTTCCGGCCCTTTAGAGATGCTTGCCTTAATACTCAAACGCGTTTCTCCAAGACTACTAAATATTGTACTCAAGAATAGTAAAGTTACCTGA
- a CDS encoding DUF58 domain-containing protein, which translates to MLLTPEILSKFSSIELRAKRIVEGFISGLHRSPYHGFSVEFAEHRPYNPGDDFKHIDWKAYAKKERFYVKQYEEETNLRCHVVLDTSTSMHFKHFSEWTKLRYGIHFAASLMYLMHRQRDACGLIPFNSKVESFIPAKSTYAHLRQIYVELEKQLLLEERSDEERKTTASAAALHEIAERLNQRSLVVIITDLFENISGHEALISALKHLRHRKHEVLLFNVMESRSERELGFTDGRFVFEDLETGSEIEVLPTQVRKDYIEKVSEYTHAFMLACSEFEIDFEEIDTEGQFDNALMTYLNKRRRLG; encoded by the coding sequence GTGTTATTAACTCCCGAAATTTTATCGAAATTTTCCTCCATTGAGCTCAGGGCAAAAAGAATTGTGGAGGGCTTTATTTCCGGGTTGCACAGGAGTCCCTATCATGGCTTTAGTGTCGAGTTTGCAGAACATCGACCTTATAATCCAGGAGATGATTTCAAGCATATTGACTGGAAGGCGTATGCAAAAAAAGAACGCTTTTATGTGAAGCAATACGAGGAGGAAACCAACCTGCGATGCCATGTCGTACTCGATACTAGTACTTCAATGCATTTCAAACATTTCAGTGAATGGACGAAATTGAGATATGGGATTCATTTCGCTGCTTCATTAATGTACTTGATGCATAGACAGCGGGATGCATGCGGGCTTATTCCCTTCAATTCAAAAGTGGAAAGTTTTATTCCTGCTAAAAGCACCTATGCTCATCTACGACAGATTTATGTGGAATTGGAGAAACAACTTTTACTGGAAGAAAGAAGCGATGAAGAAAGAAAAACTACAGCTTCTGCAGCTGCTCTACATGAAATAGCCGAGCGATTGAATCAAAGAAGCCTTGTCGTCATCATTACCGATCTGTTTGAGAATATTTCCGGACACGAAGCATTAATTTCGGCACTAAAACACTTGCGCCATCGAAAGCACGAAGTGTTACTGTTCAATGTGATGGAAAGCAGAAGTGAACGTGAGCTAGGTTTTACGGATGGTCGCTTCGTATTTGAGGATCTGGAAACGGGATCAGAAATTGAAGTTTTACCTACTCAGGTCAGAAAAGACTACATAGAAAAAGTATCTGAGTATACTCATGCATTTATGCTGGCCTGTAGTGAGTTTGAAATCGATTTTGAGGAAATTGATACCGAGGGACAATTCGATAATGCGTTAATGACCTACCTGAACAAGAGAAGGAGATTGGGTTAA
- a CDS encoding MmcQ/YjbR family DNA-binding protein, whose amino-acid sequence MNIEEYREFCLSFDGVTEGFPFDEKVLVFKVMGKMFALTDIEEFEGINLKCEPERAVMLREEFEEIKPGYHMNKVHWNTVSVTGSLDDQFIRQLITESYNLIVAKLPKKEKEKLEAMK is encoded by the coding sequence ATGAATATAGAAGAGTACAGAGAGTTCTGCCTCTCCTTTGATGGAGTTACAGAGGGTTTCCCATTTGATGAAAAAGTATTGGTGTTTAAGGTAATGGGAAAGATGTTCGCCCTTACAGATATTGAAGAATTTGAGGGTATTAACTTAAAATGCGAACCCGAACGAGCTGTAATGCTTCGGGAAGAGTTTGAGGAAATTAAACCTGGGTATCATATGAATAAAGTGCACTGGAATACCGTTAGTGTGACTGGAAGTCTGGATGATCAATTCATCCGGCAGCTTATTACCGAATCCTACAATCTCATTGTTGCCAAGCTTCCTAAAAAAGAGAAAGAAAAACTAGAAGCTATGAAGTAA
- a CDS encoding hemin ABC transporter substrate-binding protein, which yields MKKLIVSLLLLFGVSFTAQTQTTIEGADGVNVEIDNLSRIITVGGSISETVWALGGGPQVIATDESTTFPPEVFRMPRVPYVRNLTSEGILSLGPTLILASDDASPQAAVDQIRSAGTDLLLIKEEESMEGVIHKIKIIGEVLGKTDEAQELIRENQELYDKAAEYRKELTSEPSVLFVLSVNNGSTFMAAGTNTGAEKIIALAGGKNAMESFQGYKPVSNEAILAANPDYILVMESRLEEVTNAVKNTDGINLITASQKNQIVGMDGNKLLGFGPRFGSAILELISLLHPEESDL from the coding sequence GTGAAAAAACTGATTGTAAGTTTACTGCTTCTTTTTGGAGTATCATTCACAGCTCAAACTCAAACCACTATTGAGGGAGCAGATGGGGTAAATGTTGAAATAGACAATTTATCCAGGATTATTACGGTTGGGGGATCTATTTCGGAAACTGTTTGGGCGCTTGGCGGAGGACCGCAAGTAATTGCAACAGATGAATCTACCACTTTCCCTCCTGAAGTTTTTCGTATGCCTCGAGTGCCTTATGTAAGAAACCTGACCTCTGAGGGTATCCTTTCACTTGGTCCAACCTTGATATTGGCAAGTGATGATGCAAGCCCACAGGCAGCAGTAGACCAAATACGTTCTGCTGGAACAGACCTTCTTCTTATTAAAGAGGAAGAGTCGATGGAAGGAGTGATACACAAAATTAAGATCATTGGCGAAGTACTTGGTAAAACTGATGAAGCTCAGGAGCTTATTCGTGAAAACCAGGAACTCTATGATAAAGCTGCTGAATACAGGAAAGAGCTTACTTCAGAACCTAGCGTATTATTTGTCTTAAGTGTGAACAACGGGAGCACTTTTATGGCAGCAGGAACTAATACTGGAGCTGAGAAAATAATCGCTCTGGCTGGCGGTAAAAATGCAATGGAATCGTTTCAGGGATACAAACCTGTATCTAATGAAGCCATCTTAGCAGCTAATCCCGATTATATTCTGGTAATGGAATCCCGTCTTGAAGAAGTTACCAATGCAGTAAAAAATACTGACGGTATAAACCTAATTACTGCTTCTCAAAAAAATCAGATTGTTGGAATGGATGGAAATAAGCTACTTGGATTTGGCCCTCGATTTGGTTCAGCAATATTAGAATTAATATCGCTCTTACATCCTGAAGAATCTGACCTCTGA
- a CDS encoding prolipoprotein diacylglyceryl transferase: MKKLFEKLKLRWNIESNWQIVVILVVFSCTGFSAVFAKKFVFEMLGITSDMPFWFRALVWLLTILPIYNFLLIIYGTIFGQRRFFWWFLKKSFSRFIPKKQEKVTS, from the coding sequence ATGAAGAAACTTTTCGAAAAACTTAAGCTTCGATGGAATATTGAAAGCAACTGGCAAATCGTTGTAATCCTTGTTGTATTTTCCTGTACCGGTTTTAGTGCTGTTTTTGCAAAAAAGTTCGTTTTCGAAATGCTAGGAATTACAAGTGATATGCCATTCTGGTTTAGAGCGCTTGTTTGGCTGCTAACCATATTGCCTATTTATAATTTCCTGCTCATCATATATGGGACCATATTTGGTCAAAGAAGATTCTTCTGGTGGTTCCTCAAAAAATCATTCAGTCGCTTTATTCCTAAAAAACAGGAAAAAGTTACTTCATAG